Genomic window (Granulicella arctica):
GCCTATCTTGACAGTAAGGTGATTGCATCCCAGTTCTTCCCGAATGCAATCGGCGCACCGCTGGCGAACGTGCCGAAGCAGACGTTCAACGCATGGTTAACGCGCGGGCTGCTTTATCGGTTCGTAGGCGGTCTGGGTGGGAACTATGTGGCATCCCGGACGGCTAGCTCGACGATCCCGTATGTAGCTACCGCGTGGACAGGAACGACTCCGGCAAATGCGGTGGTGACGGCGATCGGACTGAAGCAGGTTCCGGGATACTGGGCGTTCAACGCCGAGGTGCACCGGCCAATCAATGAGCGGTTCGAGCTGCAGGCGAATGTGTACAACCTGCTCAATCGAGCTTTCATCGATGAGCCACACCCGAGCCATCTGGTTCCGGGAGCGGGACGTAGTGCACTGTTTGGTGTGAACTATAAGTTTTAGTTCCGGTGGGCTTATCCGGAAGGGCAAGCCCGCTCTCTTTTCGTGGCACGGCTGAGGCCGTGCCTCTGTAGGGATGTGAGGATGTAGTTATGTTGATTTCGATTCCGAATGTGTTGACGGCGGAGCAGGTTGCAAAGGCACGTCAGGCGCTCGATGCAGCAGAGTGGATCGACGGACGCGTGACGGCAGGACACCAGTCAGCGCGAACGAAGGATAACGTGCAGTTGCCGGAGGGTCATCCGGTGTCGCGCGAGCTGGGTGAGGTGATCCTGACGGCCTTGGCCCAGAGCACGCTATTCGTCTCGGCTGCACTGCCGCTCAAGGTGTTTCCCCCACTGTTTAATCGATACGCCGGTGGGCAGTCGTTTGGGACGCATGTGGACAATGCGATCAGGCAGGACCCTCGCACAGGCGGTCGGATCAGGACAGATCTGTCGGCGACGCTGTTTCTTTCAAGCCCGGAAGAGTACGACGGCGGTGAGTTGCTGGTGGAGGATACCTACGGGGCGCACTCGGTAAAGCTGCCGGCAGGCAGCATGGTTCTGTATCCGTCGACGAGCCTGCATCGCGTGACGCCGGTGACGCGAGGAGCCCGGGTCAGCAGCTTTTTCTGGCTGCAGAGCATGATCCGCAGCGATGGCGATCGGACATTGCTCTTCGATATGGACCAGGCGATTCAGAA
Coding sequences:
- a CDS encoding Fe2+-dependent dioxygenase; translation: MLISIPNVLTAEQVAKARQALDAAEWIDGRVTAGHQSARTKDNVQLPEGHPVSRELGEVILTALAQSTLFVSAALPLKVFPPLFNRYAGGQSFGTHVDNAIRQDPRTGGRIRTDLSATLFLSSPEEYDGGELLVEDTYGAHSVKLPAGSMVLYPSTSLHRVTPVTRGARVSSFFWLQSMIRSDGDRTLLFDMDQAIQKVERESPGSSAAVSLTGVYHNLLRRWAEM